Genomic window (Kwoniella botswanensis chromosome 1, complete sequence):
GTCCTTGAATGTCGAGCTACAGTATGCAAAATCACCGTTAGAGGTCAGATTGGTTTCCGTGACTGACAGTGGCTGGAATGGACCTCGACAGACCTGGTATGGTTGAGGATATCTCGGTGTATATCAAGTTTCACCCCATCGCTTGTGATGATCGTCAAGTCGGAATCGTCGAATTGATAATTTGATTTAAGATTTTTTTGGGAATAAGACTCTGTTGGGCGCGTTTCTCCTTTATCAATGCGGTCACCTGCCCGAAAATTTGCTCATCAGCATCACTCACTAAGTTTTTGTTGAGGTCTTTTGCAGGAGATCCGACCTACTGTTTTCGAAGTTCCGCATGATCTCCTGGAAATCTGAAGCTACCGATTTCCAGCAAGTTACATCTCTGAGGTTCTTTGCTTCGAACGAGAGTAAGCGAGGGGAAGGTCGCATAGCTCGGCATAGCCTGTACATGTATTTGtctgaaagagaggaaaaaGACTGTATGGCCATGGCGGTAGGATCCATTATGTTGACTGATCCGATTGAGCCCCAAAACGgactgtgagtgatctccTGTCAAGGCGCCTGTGTAAGTCTTTGAACGGTATGGTAGATTCTTCAGCGTCCTAGTAATGACTTACGCCATCTTCAGTGAATTCTGggaatctaccttcttctggcCAAATCAAAGCTTGGCCATGAGCAATAGCGCAAGTGGCAATATAAGGTAGATTCGCTTTGTCagcgaaagagaagaaatacCATGCACCTGATTGTTTGTCTACTATCCATTGATAAACCTGCTGTATGAGCTTGAAATACAATTGCGAGGCTTTCAATTCCCTCAGGAGGAGGGCCAGACTTGAATAATCTTCACAAATCCTCCAGGCGTATTGGGGTCCTGGGGTCTCCAGCGTCCCACCATCGCACAGTCCAAGGAATAGTTCGAGGATACACGAATTTCTGTTTATCATAAACATGATCCCCTTGCTAGCTTGCCCGTTGACCTCAGCGTCGAAAACAACTTGTCGAATGACCGGGCTAGGATTCACGTTACATCAAACATAGTCCTAGCAAAAATGGAAATGAACCAGCTGGACTGACCTTTGTCTGAGGATCGTCTCCTTGTCGACATTGAATTGGACCGAATCGTAAGATATAACAGCAAAGTCCGTTTTGGTATTATATCTCGGATGAAGGGTTCGTGGAGGTTTGAGCGTACCTGTCAAGTTGCGAATGATGGGCATTTCATCTGATGTCTACCAGCTTTCTCTGAGCTGATGTGCTAGAGGAAAAACCAGGACAATATCTAAAAGAGCTATTTTGCAATATGGTAATCGGAATCGACAATGAATGCTCGTTGAAATGAATGCCATGACAAGGTTCATATGCAGGTGATACATATACTTCGTACGTCTTCTTCACACGAATCCCTAGTAAGCTCTTCAAATTGGGCTCATTGGTCTGACCTTCTTGGTCGACTCCCGAGGGAGATACGTCAACCGATTGCAAATTCTCCAGAGATTCATGCCCATGACTGCTGCTCTGAATAACCCTACCTTATGTCCGCTCTAATGACAGCTGACATTAAGctcacatcatccatcttaATCCCACAGAGAAAGTACTGAAACTCATTGATATTCGGTGCCACGTTGAGGCTGACCCATCTTTCACCGAGTAGATCGGTAGCTGCGAACGCTTCGTACTTGATCAAAAACCTCTGCGCATCCACATATAAATTAGAACCGTCAGCCACCTCGGGAGGAAGCAATCGTTCTTCATATGAGATCTGAGGATATGGATACGTTTCGGGAAtgttcaacctcatcatcgcATAAATTGATTTCATGCAGTTCTACCTCAATCTCCGGGTTGTCTGCATTCTGACTTTGGCCTGGAAGAGCACCTGGATACGCCTCAAATACGGTCGCTATCATATCATTGAATATCGAACTGCAAGGATGAGCCGAGTGACAGTCAGACAGAGCCCAGTATAGTATGTGGGACGAAAGCATCTGTCAACACCGTCTTTTGTTTTTGCTCACCTTTGAGATGCCAGAAGACCACCATGAACCTGAAATCGCCTACCATCACTTGAAACAgtcatcattctcaatatTCAGACCTCTTTGCCATCTAGGATCTCCCGTTTGTTGATATGCCGGTAAACCTCACCCTTCCGTAAACCCAAACAGCAGTGTGTACACGGCATTTCCCTTGAGTTTTTCTGTACAGACCAAAGATATAGCGAATTGCAAAGTGTTTTGGGAGTTGCCAGGGTATCGTATCAACAAGATATAGCAGATAGCGGTAGCGAAAGGAACACGCATAAGTCAGTGTCACACGGCAGACTTCGTAGGCTACACGATGTGAGTTTGGTTGTGAGAGGATTGCGAAGTTTGCTGTATGCACTTCATGATTCCTGAGCCAAACGTGCTGCTGATATGCCAATCATGTGCCATGATGCAGTCTAcaatctcaagctcaacatAAGCCGTCGGGGTCAAAATGTCATGAAAGAAGGTTGCATGTCCAAAAGTACAAGCATATATACCACTATCCCTTTCATCCCGGGATCTAAACCTAGACCAACGACCAAACTCAATTGCTTTTGTTTTATATTTAAGCATCTTGAGCTcgttgtcttcttctttgatctctCTCCTCGGCGATGGAAAGCTTAACACCCTTACCCTTAGGTAAGGATACTTGAGCCTTGGCACCTTCACCGATAACGAAAATGTTAGAGAGTCTATGTAGTAACACACACACAAAGATCCGTCAGTATATGGTTGGTCGGTCGTGGTGAGGATAAGGGATATGAAAAACTCACCTGGTAGCGAAAGTTCGGTCCAAAACATCCTTAACGTGAACGATATCGAAACCACCCAAATGTCTCTCCTTGTGTACGATAACACCTGATCGACCCATGTTTCGTCCACCGGTAACCATAACTACATTTCCAGGTTCGAACTTGATGTGGTCGACAATTTTGTTTTGCACAAAGTCGAACTTGACGGTGTCGTTGACTTTGATAGCTGGGTCAGGGTATCGGATGGTTCGTCCATCGTGGGAGACAAGGTAAGGTACACCTTTAGCACCGAGTTGGtgcttcttcactttcaaAAGTTTGAAAGTGGCTTCCTCAGGGGTGATTCGGTGGATGGTGAATCGACCTTTGATGTCGTATAAGAGTCGGAAGTGTTCACCTGATTTCTCAATGGTGATGACATCTAATGGATACAAAAGCACGAGTCAGTTTCCAGTTTCCATCATACAACTCCGACTCATTGACAGCGTCCTCACTCAAGCTTCTCTCGCAGTTTAATGTACCCCACGACAGAAGTAAGAAGGGAGTGATGTGACAGAAAGTAAAACTGGACCCAAACTCACCCATGAAACCAGCAGGGAAAGTCTCATCGGTTCTAACTTTTCCGTCGACTTTGATGAGTCTTTGCTTGACGATAGCGGTGACTTCTCGTCCGGTCAAAGCGTACTTCAATCTGTTTCTAAGGAAGACGGTGAGAGGGAGGGATTCTCGGAGCTTGTGAGGACCGGGAGAAGGGCGAGGAGCCTAACCAGCCAACCAAACGAATATTAGATAAATGTTTACCTTAATTCGTTATCGGCGAGATAACTCACGTAGGTCCCGCCCAACTTGTCGAGCATCCATGAGGATGGTGCTGCCAATCGTTTCAAATGCTTCTTAGGACCTCGACCCTAAGCAGCATCATACCAAGTCAGCAAACAGTCATTACTATATCCTCGTTCACATCTCCGACTTGAGCTCCAGCAATACAAGTCGAATAGTGATATATCCTCCTTCCCATGCCATCGTTGCTCCGTCTGACGTTGTCCTCCTCGTTGTCGCCGTGATATGTGTATGTCTATGTGACTTACCATTTTTAATGCTTGATGTCTAAAGTAAGAGACTAACAAGTATcgaaattcaagatgaaccATTAAAGGTTTTCGAGCACATAACCATACTCCTCCTCTACAGAATGGCTCACGAGGCAGCTCACCGAAAAACAAAACACCGACACCTCATCGGATATTTTGACTTGTGGCAATACATGCAAGCAGCCTTATAACCGATGGGTCCTCCTTAAGTCCGATACATGCGATTCATCCTGTTTCCTTCTACTCTTCTTGCTGGCATTTCCTCATGCATATACAAGTAGGATAGTAAGGTGTCAGTCCAAATTGTCTCGACTATTGTGCAGTCCACAATGTATTGTTCTACAACTATCTATATGCATATTCAGCAGTACCCCATATACCCCTTTCCGTCATATCTCCATTCTAAGGTTCGATGTCATCCGTAGTATCATAAAACTCCTTTGCAAATCTCTGTTGGACCTGCAAGCTGGATTCGGTCTGTACGTATATGCATCAGCATTAGCCAGGTGAGAGTGACATAGATGGCATAATGAATCAACTCACTGCAGTGGGAGCAATACCTCTAACAGATAAGTATTTTCTTCCGGCTAAAATTAAGTGGCTAAGCATGTGTACCGCCAAACCAGCTTATGGGAGAAACCACTCACTGAGGAGATCACCATTGATTTCACCTGACAAGGAAGATGTCTTTGGACCGAACATTACACCACCTGCTTCTCGAAGTATACATATACCGGCCTATCAAGAGTCATATCAGCGTTGGTCTTCGTATTATCATGCAATTTTGCTTCAGACCACTACGAGCTGATAATGAAAGGGGATCCATGTACTTACGCAAACATCCCAAGCCCAACACTATAATCATACCACACCATTCAACGAATCAGCTTACATCCGGAAGGTTTTTCGTTAATCACAGGTGTTCAAGGACACTTACGCCAACTTCCCAGTACCTGCATTAGATTAACATCTCTATCAGCCGGAAATCTAAGGACAGCTCAAAGGTGATGTACTTACAAATCTAATCCACCACTAGCAACAGCCGCGATGTTGAGAGCAGCACTTCCCATACTTCTAAGTGAATGACACATCTTACCACCTAGCTCAGGCGATCCGGCGAGTGTTTGGAAGgttttgacttttgatgGGAGCTGAGGAGCTGATCGGGCGGATCCGTATTCGACTGCGATTCTGCATGGACCGACAGAGTCAGCTTACCAACGAGAAGCAACAGTCTGTTCCAAAAGGCTCAAATTCTCCTCATAAAGGGATATTCTTCAAGGGGTAAGGAGCTGATGGGTCGGAGTGCAAGTCACTATAGCACTTACAAAGCGTGACCAAGGGATTGTAGGGGTTTTACCTTTCCTGTAATTGGTAATTTGGTCTTACGGTTCAGATAAGCTCCTTTACCTTTAGCAGCGGAGTACTGCAGGATTCAGCAAGGAGTTGTCAGTCTATATCGAGAAGGTCTAACGCACCTCTCACGTAAAGTGTGAGAGCGGAAGTAGAAAGACACTTACAAGTTGATCTAAGAAAGGGTTAT
Coding sequences:
- a CDS encoding 40S ribosomal protein S4-A gives rise to the protein MVHLEFRYLLVSYFRHQALKMGRGPKKHLKRLAAPSSWMLDKLGGTYAPRPSPGPHKLRESLPLTVFLRNRLKYALTGREVTAIVKQRLIKVDGKVRTDETFPAGFMDVITIEKSGEHFRLLYDIKGRFTIHRITPEEATFKLLKVKKHQLGAKGVPYLVSHDGRTIRYPDPAIKVNDTVKFDFVQNKIVDHIKFEPGNVVMVTGGRNMGRSGVIVHKERHLGGFDIVHVKDVLDRTFATRLSNIFVIGEGAKAQVSLPKGKGVKLSIAEERDQRRRQRAQDA